The genomic segment GGTAGAAGTCGCTCATCCACCGCTTGCTGATCTCCGCCGACCGGGTCGGCCAACGGAACAGGTCCCGGGTCAGGGCGGCGAAGTCGATCCGCTGGCCTGCGGCCGTCACGGCGCTGAGGATCTGCGGTAGGTGCTGGTAGAGCAGCGCGTCGCCGGGGGCGCGCCCAGCCGCCATCAGCCGGGTCTCGGCCGAGGTCTCCGCGATCCGCGTTCCGCCACCACCGCGCACAGCTGCCGCCAGCGCCTGCCCGAGCCGCGATCCCCGCGAACCGTCGGTGTGTGGTGCGCGGTCGTAGGTAGCCACCCACGCGGCCGTCTGGTACAGCACCGCCTCCCGGTGCGCGCTGCTGCTCTCCCCGACCCAGGCCGCCAGGTACCGGTGAGCGGTGATCGCCTCCGCGGGGCGGCGGCGCGCGGCTCGGCGGAGCGCGGCGCGCGCCCCGGGATCCATGCACACCCGGCGCAGGTAGGCGACGAAGTCCTCGGCGAAACCGGGCGGCCGCGCGGAGGGTGACGGCTGGCTCTGCGGGGTCGGGTCACTCATCAGCAGTGTCTCCCTGGATGGTGTCGTCAACGGCAGCAGAAAGGCTGATCGACGAGCCCACCGGTGGCACCTGGCGCAGCGACGGGCGGGGCATTGGGCGGTGCCTAATCACGGCGCGCAGGCCACGCGGGTCCTGCACCGGCCGGGTGAGCTGGTCGTAGAGGTCGACGCTGATCCGGCGCAGCAGCACTGGGGCGTCGGCGACGGTCTTGGCGAACGCTGCACCACCGGGGGCACTCAACGCCCGGTCGAAGACCGCGTAAGCGCGCTGCCAGTACAGACCGGTGCCAGCTTGCGCCCAGGCCCGCGCAGCCTTGCCCTTGGGGTCGAGGCTGCGGGCATCGCGCAGCGCCCGGTAGAGGGCGTCGGAGAGGACCGCGAACTCCCTTTCGGCGGCGGCCACCCAGCCCGGGACCGCGGTGCGGTATTCGTGCGCGCTCGCGTCCTCGGGGTTGGCCGCCGCGGACTCGAACACTTGCGGATACATCGCCTCCATCCAGTCGTGATCGATGGCTTGGAAGGGGTGCTGGACGAAGGCGTAGGCAGCGATCCGGACTCGCTTGAGCACTGCCGGAGGCAACCCGGCCAACGCCACAGCGACCTGCGGCTGCTGGTACTCCGCGGGGTCACGAACCGCGCCCTGCGCTGAGGCGAGGAGCGCGGGCAAGTCTCGCCACAAATCCCGATCCAAGCTGGCGGGACGCGCGATCCGATCCTTCTTCTCCTGCTTGTACGACAGGTACGGGTCCCATCCGACGAGGTTGCCCGCCGTCTTGTCGGCGAACCGCCACGTGAAGTACCCACCGGTTACGGCGACCTGGCCGCGCTGATCGACGCCAGGTATCAGCAAAAGAGCGTGCCCGGAGTCGTTGGCGAGCAGGCCGATGATCCCCATCGGGGACGGCTTGACCCCGTCCGGATCCGGCAGTGTGTCGGTCTCCCACTCGGCCAGGTCCGGGCCTGACCCGAGGTGGACGGTCACCGGGGGCACCAGGTGCGCCAGCAGCGTCTCGAACAGGCTCACCCCGAGCGGGTGGTAGGACACCCGAGCGCGCAGCGGTCCGGTGTAGGTGAAGTGCTTCGAGGATGCCTTGCCGGGCAGAGCCCGCGACTGGGTCGTGCCGTTCGGGCCGTAGAACTGGCGCACGAGGAGCGCTTCAACTGCCTCGGCGATGGTCGCGGTGCCCGGCGCTGCGTCGTGGAACGGCGAGAAGAGAGTGTGCCCGTTTCCCGAGGGACGGTTCGGAATGAGCGCGTTCATGCCCTTGACGTCATCGCACTCCCCGGCCAGGCGCGGCTCCTGACGCCAGGGTCGGTCGGCGTCGAACAAATCGAACCGCGCGTGCCACCGGGTGAAGTACGTCGCCACCCGCGCCGGGTCGAACCGGCCCGCCGTCAGCGCGGCGTTGCGCGCAGCGTGCCAGTCATCCACGCCGACGGCCGGGTCGTCCAGGCCAGTAATCCGGTAGGCCAGCGCGGTGAGGATCCGCAACAGGCTGGCCTGACCGGGCGGAGACGCCATCGTCACCGTGGCGATCTCGTGCGCGCGGACGAACACCTCACGCAGGCTGACCCGCTGGGGGATGCCGTCCACAAGGGTCACCGGGAGCCACGGGTCGGTGTCCAGGTGGAACGAGGTCACGGTGCTCCTGGGGGTGAGTAGTGCATGGTCAGGCCGCGGTCATGGTGCAGGTGGAACGTCATTCGGTCGTGGACGGCGGCCCTGCTGCCGCTGGTCTCGGGATCGGTGGTGAACGGCACGACGAGGACGTCTCGTAGTCGCTGATCCGATGCCCACGCGGTGGGCCGCAGCGCTTCCTGCCAGGCGGCGACGCGCCCGACCCAGCCGCCGGTGGACGGCACGGTGATCGTGTGCTCGACGACCGTGCGGACCTGTTCGGGGGCGAATCGGCCTCGCGCAGCGTCCCCGGCAGTGGGTAGGGCCACGTTGCACGCTTGATCGAGCCACCAGGTCGACCCAGTCGACCAGATGGGGAGGACGGTGACCGTTTCCATCTCGTACCGGGCGGTGAATAAGCCCAAGGCGGTGTCGGCGTCCTCCGGCGAGGTCATCTCGGCTAAGTCCTGCACCGCACGCGGATGCGGAACCATGGCGATGTGCGCGGCGGCGCGCATCTGCTGCTCACGTGTACTCGCACTGCTCGACGCCTGGCGGTCCTGCTCGGCCAGGATGTCCAGGTCGGTCGCGAAGTCAGCGTCGTAAACCGCGTCGATGAGCTCCTGAACGTCCTCCGGAATCCGCACCCCGGCCCGGTGCGCCGCCAGGTGCTTGGTCAGAACCTGGTAGCTACGGGTTAAAAGGATTTGGTCGTACGGCGCGCAGTCCCGGTCGGCCAGGTTCTGCCCGTCGGCGTCGATCCCCGCGAACACGGTCAGTGATGGTGACTCGTACTTGACGGGCCGGGTCACCGGGATGAACGCGGCGTCCGGCGTGGGCGCGTAGACGGCGTGCCGGTGGCAACGTCCGGCGCGTTGAAGCAGCATCGCCATCGGCGCCAGGTCGGTCACGACCGCGTCCATGTCCAGGTCCAGGGACTGCTCGACGACCTGGGTCGCGACCAGGATCGAACGCACCGGCCGCGGCGCGGCACCACAGCAAGGGGTGGTGCGCGAGTGCTTGCCGTACAGCCGGTTCACCTCGGCGGCGTGCCGGACCCGGTCTTTGACGGGGAAGCGGGAGTGCATCAGGCGCACCGGCGTCCCCGACTCCGGCGCGACCTCCTGCACGACTTCGGTCAGGGCGTCGTAGACCGCGACCGCGGCGGCCACGGTGTTGCAGACGACGAGGATGTTCCCGTCCGCCTTGCCCCGCGCGACCGGGCCGACCCGAGCCACGACGGCCTCGACCAAGCCGTCGACGTTCCCGCGCTGGTCGACCGGGTACCTGCCCACGGCGACACTGACGGTCGTGGAACGGTCGGTCACTGGAATCGACCCGCTCGACGCAACCTGGCGGGTGATGTCGAAGTACATCCACCCCGGATAGGACGGCACCGTCCGGTCTGGGTCCAAGCGGATGCCCGCCCCGTCGGCGTAGGCGTCCACGAGCGACCGCGCCAACCGCCCGGACAAGGTCGCCGACAGCAGCACCACCGGCACCCCGGCCGCCCCGAGCCAGGCCAGCACCCGGTGCAGCAGAGCCTGCATGTAGGCGTCGTAGGAATGCGCCTCATCCACGATGACGACCTTGCGGCTGACCCCGAGCAGCCTCAGCGGCTGCCACTTGCCGCGCAACCCCATCGCCAGCAGCTGGTCGATGGTGCCGACCGCGTTGGGCGCCAAGCCTGCGCGCTTGGCACCACTCATCCACGTGGTCACCTCCACCCGCCCACCACTGTGATCGGACCCGTGTCCAGTCCCCGCCACTCCGTCGCTCGACGCGGCGGAGTCGCAGTCGTCCAGCATCGCGAACTCGTCCTGCGCACCAACGGCGGAGTCCGGCGCCTGCGTGGGGCGCGTGGTGGCGACATACTCTTCGTTCAACGACGCGAGGGAGTGCATCAGCGACAACCGTGTCGGCTCCTCGAACGCTGAGGCGATGAACTCCCGCGTCCGCAAGTACATCGCGTCCGTGGTCGCCATCGTCGGCAGCGCGAGGTGAACTCCGCTCGCCCCGGACGCCTCGCCCAACACCGCCGCGGCATGTAACGCCGCCTCGGTCTTCCCGTCCCCGGTCGGCGCCATCACCACGAAGATCCCCGGACCACGCACCAGGCCCGGGAGAACCTCGGCCGCGGTCACTTGCGGCCCCCGCGGGATGAACCCAGAGAAGTGAGTCGTGAACGGACGGCGGCGCAACCGCGGCCCAGCAAGCCCCGAGTCCGTCAATGCCCGCCGCGCACGTCCTTCAGCGGCGGCGTAGTGCCGCGCCAGCTCAGCACGACCCAGGTCAGCCGGATTCAACGGCAGCATGGCGAGGGCGGCCTGGATGACGTCTACCTGCGACATCAGCCAGTCCGCGGTGATCACGACCCCGGTCAGCAGGGACGCGACCTCCACCGGCATACGCGCCAGGTCCGCACCCATCCATCGGCGTCCGAGCAGGACGGTCTCGACCCGCTCCAGGAGCGCCTCGCGAGTCGCCCGCCAGCGCCCGACCTG from the Quadrisphaera sp. DSM 44207 genome contains:
- the casB gene encoding type I-E CRISPR-associated protein Cse2/CasB: MSDPTPQSQPSPSARPPGFAEDFVAYLRRVCMDPGARAALRRAARRRPAEAITAHRYLAAWVGESSSAHREAVLYQTAAWVATYDRAPHTDGSRGSRLGQALAAAVRGGGGTRIAETSAETRLMAAGRAPGDALLYQHLPQILSAVTAAGQRIDFAALTRDLFRWPTRSAEISKRWMSDFYRDLQPADLNAPVTASTTVTSG
- the casA gene encoding type I-E CRISPR-associated protein Cse1/CasA: MTSFHLDTDPWLPVTLVDGIPQRVSLREVFVRAHEIATVTMASPPGQASLLRILTALAYRITGLDDPAVGVDDWHAARNAALTAGRFDPARVATYFTRWHARFDLFDADRPWRQEPRLAGECDDVKGMNALIPNRPSGNGHTLFSPFHDAAPGTATIAEAVEALLVRQFYGPNGTTQSRALPGKASSKHFTYTGPLRARVSYHPLGVSLFETLLAHLVPPVTVHLGSGPDLAEWETDTLPDPDGVKPSPMGIIGLLANDSGHALLLIPGVDQRGQVAVTGGYFTWRFADKTAGNLVGWDPYLSYKQEKKDRIARPASLDRDLWRDLPALLASAQGAVRDPAEYQQPQVAVALAGLPPAVLKRVRIAAYAFVQHPFQAIDHDWMEAMYPQVFESAAANPEDASAHEYRTAVPGWVAAAEREFAVLSDALYRALRDARSLDPKGKAARAWAQAGTGLYWQRAYAVFDRALSAPGGAAFAKTVADAPVLLRRISVDLYDQLTRPVQDPRGLRAVIRHRPMPRPSLRQVPPVGSSISLSAAVDDTIQGDTADE
- a CDS encoding CRISPR-associated helicase/endonuclease Cas3, whose translation is MPIRKHRPPPPSGAAGAAATFVPGLVWGKQRGLAGGRVYPLEAHLLDVAAAAGLMIDEVLTSSQREVLARTGLTAAEVRGLVQVVAAWHDVGKAVPAFQALSASAFTALTGQAPGPVLPHYLVGHASAGFAHLVGRFVADGLLARAPQVGWRLGQVVGGHHGVFPRPEAMTSDGLGSGTWEPRLEGWHEDQVGRWRATREALLERVETVLLGRRWMGADLARMPVEVASLLTGVVITADWLMSQVDVIQAALAMLPLNPADLGRAELARHYAAAEGRARRALTDSGLAGPRLRRRPFTTHFSGFIPRGPQVTAAEVLPGLVRGPGIFVVMAPTGDGKTEAALHAAAVLGEASGASGVHLALPTMATTDAMYLRTREFIASAFEEPTRLSLMHSLASLNEEYVATTRPTQAPDSAVGAQDEFAMLDDCDSAASSDGVAGTGHGSDHSGGRVEVTTWMSGAKRAGLAPNAVGTIDQLLAMGLRGKWQPLRLLGVSRKVVIVDEAHSYDAYMQALLHRVLAWLGAAGVPVVLLSATLSGRLARSLVDAYADGAGIRLDPDRTVPSYPGWMYFDITRQVASSGSIPVTDRSTTVSVAVGRYPVDQRGNVDGLVEAVVARVGPVARGKADGNILVVCNTVAAAVAVYDALTEVVQEVAPESGTPVRLMHSRFPVKDRVRHAAEVNRLYGKHSRTTPCCGAAPRPVRSILVATQVVEQSLDLDMDAVVTDLAPMAMLLQRAGRCHRHAVYAPTPDAAFIPVTRPVKYESPSLTVFAGIDADGQNLADRDCAPYDQILLTRSYQVLTKHLAAHRAGVRIPEDVQELIDAVYDADFATDLDILAEQDRQASSSASTREQQMRAAAHIAMVPHPRAVQDLAEMTSPEDADTALGLFTARYEMETVTVLPIWSTGSTWWLDQACNVALPTAGDAARGRFAPEQVRTVVEHTITVPSTGGWVGRVAAWQEALRPTAWASDQRLRDVLVVPFTTDPETSGSRAAVHDRMTFHLHHDRGLTMHYSPPGAP